In Aedes albopictus strain Foshan chromosome 3, AalbF5, whole genome shotgun sequence, the genomic window CTGATAACGACGTTGGAAGGCCGATCTGAGAACGAATTGAAGCTGGATTATGTAAAAGGCAAACTGCTGGATGAATGGCGTCGACGGTGTGAGAGGAATGAAAATTGCGATGATCGGAACGACGAAGCGCTCTACGCGGGAACGCAGCGACAGGAAGGAAAGCGAGAAGTGAGAAGTTTCAACCGGGAATGTTATTACTGTCACGAGGATGGACATTTCAAGCGGTATTGCCCGACAAGCTGCTGAAGATAGGTGGAGAACGGAAAATGAAGAGGATGAATCCAGTTGCAGACGAGGTGATAGGCGTGATCCGAGAGAAAACGGTTCACGCAACGTGTGTTTCACTTCAACGAAGGAAGAAACTAACGAACTGGGCGGCTGGCTGATTGATAGCGGTAGTACGATGCATATGACTGGAGATATTCAACGATTGCGGAATGTGAGACCAAGCAAGAGTGGCGTTTTCTTGGCTAACGGAAAGAAGATGTTTGCGAGGGCTACCGGAAGCTGTGAGTTTTCGGGATATGGAGCAAACGGCGAGAGAGTTGGCGTGAGGGTAAGGAATGTAGCATATGTACCTGAGTTGGCGGCAAATGTAATATCCGTAAGCAAAATGGTCGAAGAAGGGTTTACCGTTACGTTTGGTTTGGAGGACTGTAAAATATGCCAGGATGACAGAGTAGTACTAGTTGGTGAAAAACGAGGAGCACTGTTTTATCTAAGAGAACCAGTAGAATAGGATTTTCAGGCAggaggaattgctctagattcaggAGGAGTAAGGCAGAGATTCAGGAGGAGCAAGGCAGTTCAGGTAGCGAGGTGTTGACACTAAGGAGGAGTGATGGAGAATGGATAGTGTCCGACCCCTCGCAGGTAGATCTGAGAGCGGTGTCCGACCCCTCGCGAGTTACGCAAGAGATGTGCAACACCCTAGTTGTCAGATGTTGGCGCGATCGACACTGTTGTTGTTGTGTTTGAGAGGAAAAGCAGAGCAAATCATTGCGTGTAATCGGAAATAAAGTAATTATTATAGTTTTATTAGAAACCAAGTGTGTCTTCTTCTGCGAATGTGAAATTCCCGTAGATTTATGGTGGTTGTGTGTCCCACTGCGAAAGAAGATTCCAACAAGGAGCAACGTTATCAGCCAGTTCAaaatcatttaggtgctccacggtgatgggctgccacagcaatccacgatttggttcacgatcaatcgcacctaccaggatctgaaacgagaccagtcaataggtagctcgatatggggccaaaacggaccagctgctgattggttgatttcatgctattagaaaaaagcaaaaaccatccgaccgttcccgaccgcgtgtggacagtgttgtcaaaagcgattgaaaatacggtccgcatacattttcattatggtaaaagtgcattataataatgaaatagaattatttttttcattcgtaattattaattaaatgtattgaaaatttaacaaaaaattcaacattaaAAAACTGTTATTGTTTCAACTGCTCGGGGGGTTGCTTTATCAATTCAATCGTACTCAAAATGAAAGATTGAAGCGCGGTTTATTTTGTTCactatttttttgtatttctgtTAGAAATGAGCACTTATAATAACACCAAAAGAAGGCATTAAATCGATGCCTTCTCGCTTCTTTTTGATGATGAATTTGAGAGTGGTcctattttgaacaatttgaccTTGTTTGTTTTGTAGCTGATGCTACAAAAAAAATAGTTAGCTtaaatcaaaaccgaagacgtttcTTCTTGTCTAAATGTAAGCCTAATCTTTCACCAGGAAGcagagttacagcatctcaacggtgactattttgtatgaaaatcttgatacgtgatcaattttgaagaaaatctagctttagcgttaaggtttttccaaagaattatgtttacaaatatcatttagaactaatccttcattagttttgatttacGAACACGCTATGGATAGTCAATTATGGAAGCTTCCTCCATTTGCCCGTCCCCCTAAACTCATGACAAAATTTATGGGCACTTCTCATTCATGTTACATccgtaaaaaaaacttgaatcttgaagcaaaataaaatatttggcaacactagcccgaacgacgatcggagcgaaacgtaaataaacaacaaacattttggaaggaaagaagatcaataagaagccagttgtccggtctcgtctcagaCCAGGATcggttacgatgaggaacagtagcggtgataggatacatctttGTTTCACTTCAGCAACAagccggatgggatcggacaagacaccgttttgcagtactctgcatgaaaatgccctgtactgtgcttcaatgaggccgatggttttctcaagcacacccttgcgcctgatggCTTCACCACACATGTACTCGCGATTGAGACGGTTGAAAACGTTTTCATAAtcgatgaacaccaggtagagagactcttggaattcattgattgctCCAGGATGATGCGGAGCGTGACAAAATGGTCCAGTCGGCCGCAAAACTAGCGGCTCCCATATGTTGCAAAatagatgcagcagttgtgcggatactacggcgtcagctttgaacatctcagttgatatgcgatcgacccccggcaTCCTCTTCGATTTATTGCTACGGATGTCTGTTTACTTCTCCTGCAATGATGAAGCTTCGGTGttaacacgggtaatgcgtcgaacccttgacgGATCGTGCTGAGATGTTTGTGGCGTGACCGAAACTTGTGGGGGTACAAGTACCCTTGGCAAATttatacctactagcttttataaataAACGCAGCACGATAGAATTGAATTTTAGAAGAGTATATTCTTAAAGCGTTATTGAATCCTTCAGCTGTCAAACTATTGCATGTTGTTCAATACGCTAtaaaaaactcgcctgatctacacaaatcaccgtgatgctggtagcggtgaccaatttctggaagattaaggatttttatttactcgtgcattattttggtttgatttttattttgttaatgtctacaaaacatccataacaaaattgttgcggatcggagggtttcaggggcaGTCGTAAACACTTCTGTTAGCAGTCCTTTTACAGAAGCAGCTTtaagctgtaatttattaagaATTCGTTAGCTTAGGTTTACCAGTTCATATTCATGGAGCTTACATTCAGTGTTCTACCGCAAACTTGCAGAAACCTCGACTCGCAACAGATCCTCGAGTCAACGAGAAATTTACCTAACGAATGTACGCATTTTAGTATTTAATTAGAAATAAATTCATACATAGTTTTAGAACAAATTTTAACTAGTTTTAAGAACACATTTTAACTAGGATCTTCAAAATTTTAGGTAGTTTTAAATTTAGGTTAGGAATTCATTATGGAAAGATAAATTGTCTATAACTTACAAAATGAGTTTGGTTGTGCAACTCTAACGAATTCAGTAACTCTCGTGCCGACAATCCGGCCTTTCAAATTGGTACGACTTAGTCGGAAAACTTCAACAGCTGGACGGTAGCCTCGTGTTTCGAGCGATTCCGTTCAGCTCGTTCGTCACAAATCTGACCAAATTCGACCCGTCGGAGAGGCGTTGACGTGGGGCAAATGGTTTGCGGCTCACTCTCATTAATCGGTGCAGAAATCGACGGTCACTATAACTCGGCCATGCGACGAACAATCCAACGGCTGAACCGACCACGTTTGTTGATCTCAATGTCTGTCCTCTTTCTTCTGACATTCGTTTTCCACCGCTGTCGCGTTGACAGCTATCGGGGAGCGACCGGAATCTACACCACCTTCGGCAGTGTTGGAAGATGGGCGGTTCTCAACATCCCCCCTCCCGTGTAGTTCCGGGGGTCCTCCCTGCTGGTTTCCGCAAACATCTAGCAACGCTAACTTTACTACTGGTCGTTTCATACACCCTTCTGCGGTCCTTACAACTGCACTTCGGACTTGACCGTCCCTGCCTCGTGTGACTTCAACGATACGTCCTCGTATCCATCCATTTCGCTTGTTTTCGTCGATGATAATGACCAAATCTCCGGGTCCCATAGGCTTCGCAGGCTCGAACCACTTAGTCCGTCTAGTCAGCGTCGGTAGATACTCACGAACCCAGCGTTTCCAAAACAAATCTGCTAGATACTGGGCGAGTTTCCAGCTGTCCCGTAGCGTGGCGCCGTCCGTCATCGGTGAAGTCCGTGGTTGCACCACACCACTTGAGCCGTACAGAAGAAAATGATTTGGTGTTAATGCATCTTGATCTTCATTGTCGAGTGGTACGTAGGTCAGCGGTCGTGAGTTCACGATCGCTTCGGCTTCCAATACTACAGTCTCTAGAATCTCGTCACTTGGATGACGAGGATGCTCTGAGATGGCCCCCATAGCTGCCTTCACCGAACGCACCATCCGTTCCCAGCAGCCCCCCATGTGAGGTGCAGATGGGGGATTGAAGTGCCAGCTCGTTCTAGCATTGGTGAAGGTCACAGCGCAGTGTTCGTGGATAGCTTCCATCTGCTCCGTCAACAGGTTGCTAGCTCCGCGAAAGCAGGTCCCGTTATCTGAGTAAAGGTCGGACGGGGATCCTCTGCGCGCAACGAATCGGCGGATTGCCATCACACAGGATTGTGTTGAAAGGCTGTGCACTATCTCCAGGTGCACCGCTCGTGTAGTAAGACACGTAAAGAGTGCAACCCAGCGTTTCACCAAACTGCGACCCTGCTTTACCAGGATTGGGCCGAAGTAGTCGACGCCGGTGTGGCTGAACGCCCGGATGTGGGGTGTCAACCGGGCCTTCGGAAGTGGTGCCATTATCGGTGGTCGTGGTGTTGACTTCTGAAGTTTGCAACTCTGGCAGTTCCGGGCTACCCGTTGGATCAGAGGCCGCAACTTCGGGATACGAAATTGCTGACGTATTTCGTTGAAAACAGTTTCACGGTTCTGATGTTTGTATCGCCGGTGGTAACTGTCGACCAGAAGAGCTGTCAGATAGTGATCTTTCGGCAAAATTATCGGATATTTCGTTCCAAAGGGTACGGTGGAAGCAGCACCAATCCTGCTATTCATCCTTATCACGCCCACATCATCCATAAACGGTGACTGTTCGTACAATGGACTGCCCTTCTCGATTCGCTTCTGCTCTTTCTCAGGATTCGCTTTGTTGAACTCCAGCACACAGTACTCGTCGTGGAATGTTTCATACTGCACCTGTCGCCACAACAAGCTTTCAGCCTGCAGCAACTCCTCGCTGGTTAGCGGTCCAGATTGGCCTCGCGTTCGGAACATCTTCACTGCGCGCAACAAATACGCCGTCGTGCGTAACAAGCGGTTCCaattcgagaatcttctcacgtCAATCAGAGGCTGCGACATTTCTCGATGATGCTGCAGTCCAGTACGTAGCTCCTCATCGGTCATCAATTGTTTCACCGGCTGCTCTGGCCATTCGTTCTCTGGCAAGGAAAGATAATCCGGACCCGTGTACCAACGACTACTTGCACTGAAGCTAAGTCCAACTCCCCACTTGGTGGCGTCGTCAGCCACGTTCTGTTTCGATGGAACGTAGTGCCACTCATCGACGGTGGAAAAATTAAGGATCTCGCCGACACGAAAGCCCACGTATGGATGATAGCGGCGACTATCCGAGCGAATCCACGCGAGAGATGTTCTGGAATCTGTCCAAACGTACCGCTTTTCTATTGGCAGATCCAAGGCAGTACAGATGTTGTTCAGCAATCGGCTGCCTATCAGGCCGGCTTGCAGCTCCAAGCGAGGGATGGAGAGCGGTTTAAGCGGCGCCACCTTCGTCTTCGCTGCAACTAACACGCACCGCACTTTACCATTATGGACGATACGCAAATATGCAACGCAAGCATACGCTAACTCACTTGCGTCGACGAACACGTGAAGCTGTATCCCACTGTGCAGTTTACTATTTGCCGTACCGAAGAAACAGCGGGGAACCTCTACTTCGCCCAATTGCATCAAGAGACGTGTCCAGTCCTTCCACAGATCGTGGAGCTCATCCACAATCTTTTCGTCCCAGTCTGTTCCAGATCTCCAAATGTGCTGCATGAGGATCTTGCCGTGAATGATGAAGTGGGCGATGAACCCGTAAGGGTCAAACAGCGACATTACGAGCCTCAACACCTGCCGTTTTGTGGGTGTGTCTCCTTCTACCAGTAGCTTCGTAAGATCATCTTTCAGAGTGGTATCAAAGGTGAATACGTCAACCGAAGATTTATCAAGAATGATTGATTTCTCCTTCACGTTCTCGGTCTCGCCCAGACGTTGTAACACTTCAGCCGAGTTGGATGAGAAGTTCCGGATGTCAAAACCACCTTGAGCATGAACGAACTTTACATCTTTCACCAATTTGACCGCTTCGTCGATTGTGTCTACACTGTCAAGGTAGTCATCGACATAATGGGCATTGACGATCGCATCCGCAGCTCTTGGAAATTGCGATGCGTAGTTCTGGGCGTTGGTGTTCTTGACGAACTGTGCGGAGCACGGTGAGCATGTCGCACCGAACGTTGCAACATCCATAACGAATATCTGAGGGGACTGATCTGGATGATCTCGATAGATGAACCGCTGCGATTGCTTATCTTGTGGGATGATCCGAACTTGGTGGAACATTTCTTTTATGTCTCCACACACGGCAACTGAACGCTGACGGAACCGTAGCAGGACTGTGAACATTGACGTCAACATGTCTGGTCCTTTGATGAGCATGTCGTTGAAAGAAACGCCGTTGACTCGAGCTGCAGCGTCCCAAATCAGACGGATTTTCTCCGGCTTCTTCGGATTCCTCACGATGCTAAGTGGCAGGTACCATACACGATCCGGATTTGTTGTCTCAATTTCCTCTTGTGATATTCGGTGCGCGTATCCTTTCGACTCGTACTCTGCTATCTGATTATTCACTCGTTCTTTAAGACCTGGTTCTTTGGCCAGCCGCTTCTCCAATGACTGCATCCTGCGCACCGCAAGTGGATAGCTGTTTGGGAACAATGGATGGTCATACTTCCACAGGAGTCCGGTCTCGAACCCGCCATTGACCCTTCTAGTTGTTTTCTCCAGTATTCTGCGAGCTCTTTTGTCCTCCTCTGACTCTAGTGGAGTAGCCACCGCTGCTTGCTCGATGTTGAAATACTGCTTCATCTGCTCGTGTAACTCTCGGTTCCCGATCTCGTCGGAATGGGAATTAAGCCTGGAAACTGTACATCCACCGTCGACCTGTTTTCCGTAAACGCACCAGCCTAGCCGCGTCTTCGCTGCAATTGGATCGTTTGCACCGCCTTCTCGCACTTTCAAAGTCGTAAGCATCTGCGCATGCTCGATGCCGATGATGATCCTCGGTACCGCGTCTGTGTAGCTGCGCAACGGGAGTCCTCTCAGGTGTGGATACATTTTCTGAAGTTCGAGGTATGGGAGTGATTGACTTTGTAGCTTTAAAGACTGCACCGTGCGTACGTTGTTTAGTCGGAATAGGCTTTTCAGTCCTGTTCCCGAAATCGCTACTGAGATTCGCTGGGAACCTTTCTCTTCTCGAGATATATTCCCAGTCCAGCCTAACCAGAAAGGTTCTTCGGGGCCGCTGACGTCCAGTTCCGCTGCAAGTCCAGACTCCATTAACGTAGACTCACTTCCGTCATCCAGAAAGGCAAACGTATTCACTTTCTTTCCGTTCCCTTCGAGTGTTACGGGCAGATAGCGAAACAGAGAGAATTTGTTCACTGAATGGTAATTTTGTCGAGCGACGTTTTCGCTAGTCTTCGCATCACCCGTTGACTCCAGACGCGAGTGTAGCCATCCACTCCACACTCCTTGCCCGAACGGCACGGCCATTTCCGATGTGGAATCAAGCAGGTTCTGCAAAGTCCTTTCGATCGAATCGCTTTCCACCTTCCGTCGAGATCTAAAGCCTTGAACTGGGGGCATCGCGCGACTTCATGATCGTCATCAGAACAGTAAGCGCACAGTCTCTTCGTACCTTCCGAATCTCTAAAATGAGGCTGCCTATCCGACATTACTTCTGCTGATTGGCAACCATCAGCTTCTGCGTGGGCATACAGTTTTTGCTTGTCTCGTCCTGGGTTGAATGATTTAGTCTGGCTTGAAGAATCCACCGGAATCGTAACATCTGTCGCTGTCTTTACTAACTCTGACATGAATTCACCGAATGTCGCCAGGTTGACCTCAGCAATTGAGCGCTTGTACCAGGACCATTGCATTCGCATTTGTGGTGGAAGTTTTTCTACCAGTTCATACAGCAACATAGGATTTCGTAGGTGATCGCCTAAATCCGCAATGAACATATGGTCGACAAGATTGCGCACTGCCATTCCGTAGTTGATTATTGACTGCAAATTCTCATTTCTTGGTGAGGCAACATTTCGTAGCTTCTGCAGCAGAGAATGGATCAGGATGTCCGGTCGCCCGTACAGCATCCGTAGAGTTTCCATCACGTGCGGAACTGACTGCGGCATTAACAAGCGGCTCTTCACGGACTCCAGCGCATGTCCCTTCAAGCAGCGCTGTAAGCGGGCAAGGTTTTCCACGTCCGTGTATCCGCAGGCTGCCGTAGAATTATAAAACGAACTAGAAAACAACGGCCAGTCTTGTGGGTCTCCGGAAAATGATGGTAGATCCCGCGGCATCACCTGTCGCGCTGCTAATTGCCCGCCTGATGGCGTACATTGCAGCGGCATATTCTGCGGTACGCATGGAGGCAAGATAGAATATGAACTGTCTATCTGATTTGGATCTCTATTGATGCCTACTAGCGGTGGATTCAGATTACTGCCGATGTTGAAGTCCGTTCGCGCTTGTCCGTACGCTCCTGGCATGGATAAAGGTGCTGCGGCTTCAGATGGTGCACCCCAGGTTGATACCATTGTCCAGAGGAAGGACCACTCGCTTTAGGTAGAGAGTTCACTGCCACTACACTTGACACACACCCAAACGATGGAGCTGTCACAAAACGCGAACCGGAGGAGTTGACAGTTACTACCTGTCCCATGGACATAACTTCACACCCAGGGGTCCCTTGAGGACCAGTGGAATGTACCATTCTTGACTGACTATCGCAAACGTTGCGTGTAATAGGAACCGATGACGTTGCACCGAAACGATTTGGTTGATTCGCAGGAATCGCATTTGACTGAGTTTCAAAAAATCGTCGGAAGTGCGGACGAAGAATGAACATTCACCCCCGGGTAGTGCCCAGCCCACTTTGAGAGCATCGAACTGTTAGTCCCTTGCAACGGTAATTTTGACGGAGGGGCCAATATTTGAGGAAAAACTGAAGGGGTACTTAAGGTTTTTTGTGGTGTGGACGTCGATTTCGGTACGTTGTTGGCCTTCGTTGCTGTTGGCTCGAAGGATTCGAGACCAGACTTCAGCTCCGACGATGAGGATACTGCCATCGTTACCGCTGGGTCTGCGGGATGAGTTGATCCAGATTCCTGTGGCTGCTCAGCTAGAGGAATTTGAACAGCGCCACGATTGGTCCCAAGCCACGATTCGACCTTCTTCCGGCTTGCGCTACTACTCATTCCGCTTCTAACACTACCGCTTCCGTCCTCCAAAGACTGAAGCAGCTGATGCTTCTGTTTCAGCAGCTCTGCATCTTGCTCGGCTCTCTTGCGCTGTATTTCCTCCTCCTTTTTCCGGAATTCATCCTCCTTTTCGCGGTTCCTCTTGATAAGTTCTTGCTCCTCCTCGAGAAGCTTCAAGGCCAACTCTGCCCGTTGTGCCCGAATGCTGCTTGACGTCCTTGTAGTGTGCCGGGTACGGTTGCTGGCTATTTCCGTCGCCTCGTCATGTATACATCGCTCGCAGCGCCAACTTTTATTAGGGTCATGGGTATCACTCGTTATGCCTGCGCACTCCTGGTGCAACCAGATGTCACACATGTCGCATCCGACCATATGGCTCACCCAGCCATTCGTATGACATTTTCCGCAGGTCCGAGCGGAATTCATGATGCTGCTTACTTCGCAGGACTTCTTTCTGCTTACTTCGCAGTGATTCACGAAATGAATCTTAAAGTTTTGTTGCGGatcggagggtttcaggggcaGTCGTAAACACTTCTGTTAGCAGTCCTTTTACAGAAGCAGCTTtaagctgtaatttattaagaATTCGTTAGCTTAGGTTTACCAGTTCATATTCATGGAGCTTACATTCAGTGTTCTACCGCAAACTTGCAGAAACCTCGACTCGCAACAGATCCTCGAGTCAACGAGACTTTTACCTAACGAATGTACGCATTTTAGTATTTAATTAGAAATAAATTCATACATAGTTTTAGAACAAATTTTAACTAGTTTTAAGAACACATTTTAACTAGGATCTTCAAATTTTTAGGTAGTTTTAAATTTAGGTTAGGAATTCATTATGGAAAGATAAATTGTCTATAACTTACAAAATGAGTTTGGTTGTGCAACTCTAACGAATTCAGTAACTTTCGTGCCGACAATCCGGCCTTTCAAATTGGTACGACTTAGTCGGAAAACTTCAACAGCTGGACGGTAGCCTCGTGTTTCGAGCGATTCCGTTCAGCTCGTTCGTCACAAATCTGACCAAATTCGACCCGTCGGAGAGGCGTTGACGTGGGGCAAATGGTTTGCGGCTCACTCTCATTAATCGGTGCAGAAATCGACGGTCACTATAACTCGGCCATGCGACGAACAATCCAACGGCTGAACCGACCACGTTTGTTGATCTCAATGTCTGTCCTCTTTCTTCTGACATTCGTTTTCCACCGCTGTCGCGTTGACAGCTATCGGGGAGCGACCGGAATCTACACCACCTTCGGCAGTGTTGGAAGATGGGCGGTTCTCAACAAAAATATagctgaaatcttttggaaattccgaacttttttgaagactaacatagaatttcctggttcctgtatgcatccctttaaaattatcttccaatactattcgcaagagtaattcctccataaatacttggaataattaaaataaaacatCAGATAATCCTGTAGAAGTTtatgggtacatccctgaaaagatgtttAAAGGAAAtctgaaatttcctaaggaactcttgaatgaatttttgaagagaaactgagaggaatttctgaagaaatcacttgaggaattcccagagcaatccctggaagacttcctggataaatcactgaagaaaaaCCGGGATGAATCAATGGTGCCTGGAGGAAGCCGTgtaaaatccctgaggaattcccggcgaaattcccggaggaatgcctggacgaatttttgaaagtatacctggaggaactctgagaaatttctgaagagatgtcatgaggaaatcttagataaatttctggagaattcctcgaaggaattcttggaaaaatctctgagggaattttctggaggaatccccgaagaattcctggggaaatatctagcgagaatcctggagaaacttctgaacaaattcctggaggaattctagtatAATACCTAgccggagttcctggagaaatttcttggcatgaattgttggagcaatccctggaagaattcctgaagaaatctctagaagatttgtgggaggaattgctggagaaacttctgaaaaaatcccttgagaaattccaagaggatttcctggaagaacccttcgaggaatttctgggaatatccctggagatattcgtgggggaatccctgaggaatccctgaagcaattcctggaggaatctctggaggaatgtttggaggaatccttgaagaaaatcctgaaagtattcagcccttggctggtacgTCTCTAACAAATCCCAAGAAgatttcctggcgaaattcttgaaggaattgctgatataatttgtgaaggatgtccaggagcaattcctggaggaatccctgaagaaattcctggggtatttcctggagaagttgcttgaaaaattcctggataaaattctggaggaatgcctggaggaatttctataggtattcctgtgagaattgtttgaggaatctatagaggaattcttgaaataaatatcgaataaatttctagaggaatctccagagaaactctGGGATGTTtaatttttctattattttttctatttctgaaaaaaaaataccatgagaaatcctcgaaggaattcatgaaagaatccctggggaaatccctgaagaaatttgtggagaagtccctggaggaatctctgaaggcactccttcctggagaatttcatggaagaatttctgaaggtattcctagaggattacctagaagaatccttggaggatcttctggaggatttcctggagaaatcttcgaaggatttcctggagaaatccttgggaaaatccctggagtaatttctgcaggaatccctgaagctattcctgtaaaatttaaggagaaattcctggagaaatacctggaggaatccctagaggaattgctgacataatttctgaaggatctccaggagcaattcctggagaaatatttgaaggaattcctgaaaaagaaacctggaggaattcctggaggaattttagcggaatttctggagcaatcctggaggagttcctggaggaagatctcgaagacttcttggaggaattcctggtaaaattccagaaggtattcctagataaaatcctgaaagaatttctgaaggaatccctgaagtattttctggagaaatttctggatgaattgctgaaaaaaatattagGGAATTCCTTGTTTAGAAAtgccttggagaaatgcctgcatgaatttctggaggaatcccagaaagaaatccaGAAGCAACCCAATgaaccctgaagcaattcctggaggaatatctggtggaattcgtggagcaatcgctgaaaaaatcctagagaaatctctgcaagaatccaaggaggaatccctggaaggatgcctggaaaatttcttggaagaatgcctgaagaattccttatggaattcttgaagtattccctgaagtaattccttgagaaatctttagaaggATTCCTGTACGAGTCTCTGTGAAAAtatcattggagaaatccctcacagaattcctggatgaatttctgtaagaattcctgatagaatttttggaacaatcccgaaagcaattactggaggaatgtctggaggaatgaatggaggaattcatgaaggaatgcattgaggaaaccctggatgatttcttggaggaatctctgaaaaaaatgtaagaattcttggagggtatcgtagaggaatgcctgtaggaattcctgaaagaatatgcagaggagctcctggagaaatctctaaaggagtactggcggaatttttggaatttctctttcAGAGAaatgagaaatccctgcaggaatccccagaggaatccctggaaaaatccctagaggaattcctgaaatgaaatcgtggataaatttcttagggaattcgtagaggaataattcctgggaaatcgcagatggaattttttgataaattctggaggaatccttagaagagttcctgaagaaactccagaaggaaccgcggaagcaatttcaagaggaattcctaagggaatccctaaacagttacTGGAGGa contains:
- the LOC134290921 gene encoding uncharacterized protein LOC134290921, with the protein product MPPVQGFRSRRKVESDSIERTLQNLLDSTSEMAVPFGQGVWSGWLHSRLESTGDAKTSENVARQNYHSVNKFSLFRYLPVTLEGNGKKVNTFAFLDDGSESTLMESGLAAELDVSGPEEPFWLGWTGNISREEKGSQRISVAISGTGLKSLFRLNNVRTVQSLKLQSQSLPYLELQKMYPHLRGLPLRSYTDAVPRIIIGIEHAQMLTTLKVREGGANDPIAAKTRLGWCVYGKQVDGGCTVSRLNSHSDEIGNRELHEQMKQYFNIEQAAVATPLESEEDKRARRILEKTTRRVNGGFETGLLWKYDHPLFPNSYPLAVRRMQSLEKRLAKEPGLKERVNNQIAEYESKGYAHRISQEEIETTNPDRVWYLPLSIVRNPKKPEKIRLIWDAAARVNGVSFNDMLIKGPDMLTSMFTVLLRFRQRSVAVCGDIKEMFHQVRIIPQDKQSQRFIYRDHPDQSPQIFVMDVATFGATCSPCSAQFVKNTNAQNYASQFPRAADAIVNAHYVDDYLDSVDTIDEAVKLVKDVKFVHAQGGFDIRNFSSNSAEVLQRLGETENVKEKSIILDKSSVDVFTFDTTLKDDLTKLLVEGDTPTKRQVLRLVMSLFDPYGFIAHFIIHGKILMQHIWRSGTDWDEKIVDELHDLWKDWTRLLMQLGEVEVPRCFFGTANSKLHSGIQLHVFVDASELAYACVAYLRIVHNGKVRCVLVAAKTKVAPLKPLSIPRLELQAGLIGSRLLNNICTALDLPIEKRYVWTDSRTSLAWIRSDSRRYHPYVGFRVGEILNFSTVDEWHYVPSKQNVADDATKWGVGLSFSASSRWYTGPDYLSLPENEWPEQPVKQLMTDEELRTGLQHHREMSQPLIDVRRFSNWNRLLRTTAYLLRAVKMFRTRGQSGPLTSEELLQAESLLWRQVQYETFHDEYCVLEFNKANPEKEQKRIEKGSPLYEQSPFMDDVGVIRMNSRIGAASTVPFGTKYPIILPKDHYLTALLVDSYHRRYKHQNRETVFNEIRQQFRIPKLRPLIQRVARNCQSCKLQKSTPRPPIMAPLPKARLTPHIRAFSHTGVDYFGPILVKQGRSLVKRWVALFTCLTTRAVHLEIVHSLSTQSCVMAIRRFVARRGSPSDLYSDNGTCFRGASNLLTEQMEAIHEHCAVTFTNARTSWHFNPPSAPHMGGCWERMVRSVKAAMGAISEHPRHPSDEILETVVLEAEAIVNSRPLTYVPLDNEDQDALTPNHFLLYGSSGVVQPRTSPMTDGATLRDSWKLAQYLADLFWKRWVREYLPTLTRRTKWFEPAKPMGPGDLVIIIDENKRNGWIRGRIVEVTRGRDGQVRSAVVRTAEGCMKRPVVKLALLDVCGNQQGGPPELHGRGDVENRPSSNTAEGGVDSGRSPIAVNATAVENECQKKEDRH